ATCTAGACTATCTGGGGCAAAAGGCAGCGGCTGATGCAGCCCTATCTGGTATGACGGTTGTTTTGACTGGTAAATTACAAAAATTGACACGCAATCAAGCTAAAGAAAAATTGCAGAGTCTGGGTGCTAATGTTTCTGGATCTGTTTCTAAAAAAACGGATCTGGTAGTGGCTGGCCAAGATGCCGGCAGCAAGCTGGCCAAGGCTCAGGAGTTGGGAATTGAAATTCGGGATGAAGATTGGCTTGATAGCTTATGAGGCTGAAGTATGAAGGATAAGATTAAACGAGCACGATTGATTTATAACCCGACTTCGGGACAGGAAATTATTAAGAAAAATATAGCGGAAGTTCTGGATGTTTTGGAGGATGTGGGCTATGAAACCAGTGCCTACCAGACCACTCCAGCGCCTCTTTCTGCTCAAAAAGAAGCTGAAAGAGCAGCAAAAGCAGGATTTGATTTGATTATTGCGGCAGGCGGCGACGGTACCATCAATGAGGTAGTTAATGGTGTGGCGAATCTGGATGAACGGCCTAAATTGGCCTTTATTCCAACTGGCACAACCAACGATTATGCGCGAGCTTTGAAGATTCCCATGGGAGACCCTGTAGCGGCAGCCCGCATTATCGAAAAGAACCAGACCATAAAGATGGATATTGGCCGGGCCTATGGTAACAAGTATTTTATTAATATTGCAGCTGCTGGAACTCTGACTGAGCTGACTTACAGTGTTCCTAGTGAAGTCAAATCTCGCCTAGGCTACTTTGCTTATGTCGCAGAAGGAGCAAAAAAACTCCCTCGCTCTAAGTTCCGCAAGGTTCGTATCAAGCACGACCATGGTGTCTTTGAAGGGAAGATTTCGCTGATGTTTGCGGCTCTGACCAACTCTATTGGTGGTTTTGAAAAGCTAGCGCCAGATACTAAATTAGACGACGGGAATTTTACTTTGATTTTGGTTAAGACAGCCAATCTCTTTGATATGCTGAGTCTGATGATGCAGGCTATCAATGGCGGTCAGCACGTTGGCGATATCAATGTAGAATACCTTAAAACAAGCAAGCTGCAGCTGGAAATTTTAGACAAAAAAGGTCCATTTATGCTGAATTTGGATGGAGAATACGGCGGCGATACGCCTGTTGAACTGGAAGTGCTGCACGGACATTTGGAATTTTTTGCCAATATCGATGAAATCAGTCAGACAGCCCTTTCAATAGAATAATTTTAGATAAGAGATGAAAGAACATGCTAGACTATAAAGTCTTAGTCCATTACCACAATCCTACTGGAGATTATTTCTCCTATGATATGTGGCAGTGGCAAATAAACCAATGGGGAAAGGAAGCAGCCTTTTCCAAACTTGATTATTTTGGTATTCAGGGGGAATTATCGTTTGAGACCTGGGAGCATTTGAATCACGCTCATGTGATTATCAAACGTTCAGACTGGTCTAGCCAGTCATGTGACTATCATATTGA
This window of the Streptococcus sanguinis genome carries:
- a CDS encoding diacylglycerol kinase family lipid kinase codes for the protein MKDKIKRARLIYNPTSGQEIIKKNIAEVLDVLEDVGYETSAYQTTPAPLSAQKEAERAAKAGFDLIIAAGGDGTINEVVNGVANLDERPKLAFIPTGTTNDYARALKIPMGDPVAAARIIEKNQTIKMDIGRAYGNKYFINIAAAGTLTELTYSVPSEVKSRLGYFAYVAEGAKKLPRSKFRKVRIKHDHGVFEGKISLMFAALTNSIGGFEKLAPDTKLDDGNFTLILVKTANLFDMLSLMMQAINGGQHVGDINVEYLKTSKLQLEILDKKGPFMLNLDGEYGGDTPVELEVLHGHLEFFANIDEISQTALSIE